From the Mycoplasmatota bacterium genome, one window contains:
- the dnaJ gene encoding molecular chaperone DnaJ codes for MSQKDYYDILGVGKSATDDEIKRAYRKLAKKYHPDVNQEAGAEEKFKEVQKAYEVLSDANNRANYDRFGHAGVDGQGFGQGDFGGFGGFGDVGDIFEQFFGGFGGGGSSRRSNGPRKGEDIRIKMTITFEEACFGAEKEINLQREEECTRCAGTGAKSKNDIKTCSRCKGRGVVSSVQQTILGRVQTQHECPDCHGSGKMIKNKCTECGGIGKKRQTSTIKVKIPEGINDGQQIRLSGKGNAGVNGGPTGDLYIYFNVKADDFFIREGNDIYCELPLTFSQAALGEEIEIPTIHGNVKLTIPAGTQSQTKFKLKHKGVKSLRSGIKGDQYVIVKVVTPRNLTAKQKALFEELSTIESDNDTLFDKIKNVFKRSK; via the coding sequence TATTATGATATATTAGGAGTAGGTAAAAGCGCAACTGATGATGAGATAAAGAGAGCCTACCGTAAACTAGCAAAAAAGTATCATCCTGATGTTAATCAAGAAGCAGGCGCTGAAGAGAAGTTTAAAGAAGTACAAAAAGCTTATGAAGTCTTATCTGATGCGAACAACCGTGCAAACTATGACCGTTTTGGTCATGCTGGTGTAGATGGGCAAGGTTTTGGTCAGGGAGACTTTGGTGGTTTTGGTGGCTTTGGTGATGTTGGAGATATTTTCGAACAATTTTTTGGTGGTTTCGGTGGCGGAGGCAGTTCACGCCGATCAAATGGTCCAAGAAAAGGCGAAGATATTCGTATAAAAATGACTATCACTTTTGAAGAAGCTTGTTTTGGTGCTGAAAAAGAAATTAATTTACAACGTGAAGAGGAATGTACAAGATGTGCTGGAACTGGTGCTAAATCTAAAAATGATATTAAGACTTGTTCAAGATGTAAAGGACGAGGTGTTGTTTCAAGTGTCCAACAAACGATTTTAGGGCGTGTTCAAACACAGCATGAATGTCCTGATTGTCATGGTTCCGGAAAAATGATTAAAAATAAGTGTACTGAATGTGGTGGAATTGGTAAAAAACGTCAAACGTCTACCATTAAAGTTAAAATACCTGAAGGAATTAATGATGGTCAACAAATCCGTTTATCTGGAAAAGGAAATGCAGGCGTAAATGGTGGACCAACCGGTGATTTGTATATTTACTTTAATGTTAAAGCAGATGATTTCTTTATTCGAGAAGGAAATGACATCTATTGTGAATTACCATTAACTTTCTCACAAGCAGCACTAGGTGAGGAAATAGAAATTCCAACAATCCATGGGAATGTTAAACTAACCATTCCAGCAGGTACACAATCACAAACGAAGTTTAAATTAAAACATAAAGGGGTTAAAAGCCTTAGATCTGGTATTAAAGGGGATCAATATGTGATTGTAAAAGTTGTGACACCGAGAAATCTAACTGCTAAGCAAAAAGCATTATTTGAGGAGTTATCAACGATTGAATCAGATAATGATACATTATTTGATAAAATTAAAAATGTATTTAAACGTTCAAAATAA
- the trxA gene encoding thioredoxin, which produces MAVIYADANNFKDNISTGLVLVDFYADWCGPCKMIAPVLDQLSTEMTDVKIVKVNVDNVPQVAQQYQVMSIPTLILFKDGENVAQTMGFQSKEMLTTWINKNK; this is translated from the coding sequence ATGGCTGTTATCTATGCTGATGCTAATAATTTTAAGGATAATATTTCAACTGGTCTTGTTTTAGTTGATTTTTACGCTGATTGGTGTGGCCCATGTAAAATGATTGCCCCCGTTTTAGATCAATTATCTACAGAGATGACTGATGTGAAAATTGTTAAAGTGAATGTTGATAATGTTCCACAAGTAGCACAACAATACCAAGTAATGAGTATACCAACGCTAATTCTTTTTAAAGATGGTGAAAATGTTGCTCAAACAATGGGATTTCAATCAAAAGAAATGCTAACAACATGGATTAATAAAAATAAGTAA
- the mtaB gene encoding tRNA (N(6)-L-threonylcarbamoyladenosine(37)-C(2))-methylthiotransferase MtaB, translated as MKTIAFYTLGCKVNNYETEAISELFKNANYKRVDFNQVADVYIINTCTVTNKGDRKSRQMIRRAIRKNPDAVICVTGCYAQTQPNEVAKIDGVDLIIGTNGRENIVEMVEKFIKNRKPVTYVKDLFHDVQFENLAVINYESRTRANIKIQEGCQNFCTYCIIPFARGKMRSKDKDSVIMEIQNLVDHGHLEIILTGIHTGGYGIDFDNYDLADLIVDIEKQVHGIKRLRISSIEISQIDEKMLNVMKNSHILANHLHVPIQSGSDTVLERMNRKYTTNEYMDKINEIRAIFPDIAITTDVIVGFPGETENEFKETYDFIKKVGFSELHVFPYSKRSGTRAAKMALQVSEIVKTMRVNELLALSKELTEKYVNQFQNQILNVIFEERCQQDSQYILGHASNYVKVKAIGNESNIGKEVKVLIKNTTQSLAFGELI; from the coding sequence TTGAAAACAATTGCTTTTTATACCTTAGGGTGTAAAGTTAATAATTACGAAACAGAAGCAATAAGTGAATTATTTAAAAATGCTAATTATAAGCGAGTTGATTTTAATCAAGTCGCTGATGTTTATATCATAAATACTTGTACAGTAACTAATAAAGGAGATAGAAAGAGTCGTCAAATGATTCGAAGAGCGATTAGAAAAAATCCTGATGCAGTTATCTGTGTAACAGGTTGTTATGCGCAAACACAACCGAATGAAGTAGCAAAAATTGATGGTGTAGACCTCATTATTGGTACGAATGGTCGAGAAAATATTGTTGAGATGGTTGAAAAATTTATTAAAAACAGGAAACCTGTAACTTATGTCAAAGATCTATTTCATGATGTTCAATTTGAAAATCTAGCGGTCATAAATTATGAATCAAGAACACGTGCAAATATTAAAATTCAAGAAGGCTGCCAGAATTTTTGTACGTATTGTATTATTCCATTTGCAAGAGGTAAGATGCGTTCAAAAGATAAAGATTCTGTCATTATGGAGATACAAAATTTAGTTGATCATGGTCATTTAGAGATTATTTTAACGGGTATACACACAGGTGGTTATGGCATAGATTTTGATAATTATGATTTAGCAGATTTAATCGTAGATATTGAAAAACAAGTCCATGGAATAAAGAGACTCAGAATTTCCTCAATCGAAATTTCACAAATTGATGAGAAAATGTTAAATGTGATGAAAAACTCTCATATTTTAGCGAATCATCTTCATGTTCCTATACAATCCGGGTCTGATACTGTTCTAGAAAGAATGAATCGAAAATATACTACTAATGAGTATATGGATAAAATAAATGAAATCCGAGCAATTTTTCCTGATATTGCGATTACAACTGATGTAATTGTTGGATTTCCTGGAGAAACCGAAAATGAATTTAAAGAAACTTATGATTTTATAAAAAAAGTTGGTTTTAGTGAATTACATGTTTTTCCTTATTCTAAACGTTCAGGAACTAGAGCAGCCAAGATGGCTTTGCAAGTTTCAGAAATTGTCAAGACAATGCGAGTAAATGAATTATTAGCTTTATCAAAGGAATTAACAGAAAAATATGTGAACCAATTTCAAAATCAAATACTGAATGTTATTTTTGAAGAAAGATGTCAACAAGATTCACAATATATTTTAGGTCATGCTTCAAATTATGTAAAAGTTAAAGCCATTGGTAATGAGTCAAATATTGGGAAAGAAGTTAAAGTTTTAATAAAAAATACGACACAATCACTTGCTTTTGGTGAATTAATATAA
- the rpsU gene encoding 30S ribosomal protein S21, giving the protein MAKTIIRNNESLEDALRRFKNDVARAGTLSEARKRQYYLKPSVTKKMKAKAKGKKSF; this is encoded by the coding sequence ATGGCAAAAACTATAATTAGAAATAACGAATCATTAGAAGATGCTTTACGTCGTTTTAAGAACGATGTTGCACGTGCTGGTACCCTATCTGAGGCCCGCAAACGTCAATATTACTTAAAACCAAGTGTCACTAAAAAAATGAAGGCTAAGGCTAAAGGAAAAAAATCATTCTAA
- the rnhC gene encoding ribonuclease HIII, with the protein MKSISIIVNENTLNKIKSFYEDHLIPNNNKNALFIAKIDGCTITAYHTKKVLFQGKNSETEAAMWEGIKNDKKSVSTNQNQHSYYLDCIGSDEVGTGDYFGPVVVVSAFLDKDKLPLIKTLNIDDSKKLTDNDIMKIAPTLFKNIPYSLLVVHNEKYNEVMKQKDMNLNKLKAVLHKQAISNLLNKIKQQPPIIIDQFCSIEHFNKYINERNFTKGIHFHTKAESKYASVACASMMARYIFLQEMKKLSESLKTTLNKGASNQVDIQGKELVQKYGPDILNKVAKHHFKNTEKIKALID; encoded by the coding sequence ATGAAAAGTATATCAATAATAGTTAATGAGAATACATTAAATAAGATAAAAAGTTTTTATGAGGATCATTTAATTCCTAATAATAATAAGAATGCCCTATTTATCGCAAAAATTGATGGTTGTACAATTACTGCATATCATACAAAAAAAGTCCTGTTCCAAGGAAAGAATTCAGAAACTGAAGCAGCAATGTGGGAAGGAATTAAAAATGATAAAAAGAGCGTCTCAACTAATCAAAATCAACATTCATATTATTTAGATTGTATCGGAAGCGATGAAGTAGGGACTGGTGATTATTTTGGTCCCGTTGTTGTTGTAAGTGCATTTTTAGATAAAGATAAATTACCATTAATTAAAACATTAAATATCGATGATTCAAAAAAATTAACCGACAATGACATAATGAAAATAGCGCCTACTCTATTTAAAAATATTCCATATTCCTTGCTGGTTGTCCATAATGAAAAATATAATGAAGTTATGAAACAAAAAGATATGAACTTAAATAAATTAAAAGCAGTTCTTCATAAACAAGCTATCTCAAATCTATTAAATAAAATAAAACAACAACCACCCATTATTATTGACCAATTTTGCTCAATTGAACATTTTAATAAATATATTAACGAAAGAAATTTTACTAAAGGTATTCACTTTCATACCAAAGCAGAAAGCAAATATGCTTCTGTTGCTTGCGCTTCGATGATGGCACGCTATATTTTCCTACAAGAAATGAAAAAGTTGTCAGAATCCCTTAAAACAACGTTAAACAAAGGTGCTTCTAACCAAGTTGACATTCAAGGAAAAGAATTAGTCCAAAAATATGGACCAGATATCTTAAATAAGGTAGCTAAACATCATTTTAAGAACACAGAAAAGATTAAAGCGCTCATCGATTAA
- a CDS encoding endonuclease MutS2, producing MNTSYKTLEIDKILKKLGPYTSCSLGQEAIEEIEISNDIDLIQSLLNETDEALHLLYRMGEIPLGGISDIRAFVKRAKIGGVLAISDLVQITDFIYGVYQMKLYLDKLENQKISCDLIGDYINQLVNLNSLRKEIELCIDIHGHIVDNATPRLKEIRTQIKVMESRTKEKINRILSTKKEYLTDSIITIRNDRYVLPVKVEYKNSFQGIIHDMSQSGNTVYIEPKAIVEMNNKVNALIHEEKEEIQKILRRLTELVAENDGALLENSAIVKSLDFIFAKAKFARDMNAVKPIINSEGIIKIFKGRHPLIDQDEVVPNDIFLGEEYQTIIITGPNTGGKTVTLKTVGLFTLMMQAGLLVPANYQTELAVFDNVFADIGDEQSIEQSLSTFSSHMKNIIHITSDITINSLVLLDELGAGTDPKEGAALAVSILDYLNERGSRIIATTHYSELKTYAYNSDNIINASVEFDVETLRPTYKLLIGIPGRSNALDISRRLGLNNDIITKATEQLETEKTDVNKLIIQLENQGLYLDKLINENEMIKTDLLNEKKQVEQQNNEFNQYKAQLKSKAQQEAQLIVKKAQQDVETIIDELKELKKTKKANYKEHEVIDIKSKLNTNQYYKEDKKVSTTYKSLQPGNLVKVLTLNRTGELLEKVNETEWLVQIGILSSRIHEKNLELIEGKGNNNKKAKNSQNKVSVVKQSKCLLELDLRGLRYEDALIKLDKFIDSAMLGNYHQVSIIHGHGTGALRKGVQSYLKKCPYVKSFRFGGDGEGGLGVTVVSFN from the coding sequence ATGAATACAAGTTATAAAACATTGGAAATTGATAAGATTTTAAAAAAATTGGGTCCTTATACGAGTTGTAGTTTAGGTCAAGAAGCTATAGAAGAAATTGAAATCTCTAACGACATTGATTTAATTCAATCTTTATTAAATGAAACAGACGAAGCGCTACATTTATTATATAGAATGGGTGAAATTCCTTTGGGAGGAATTTCAGATATTAGGGCGTTTGTAAAAAGAGCGAAAATTGGTGGCGTTTTAGCGATTTCAGATTTAGTTCAAATCACAGATTTTATTTATGGTGTCTATCAAATGAAATTGTATCTAGATAAACTAGAAAATCAAAAAATTAGTTGTGATTTGATTGGTGACTATATTAATCAATTAGTTAATTTAAATTCTTTACGAAAAGAAATTGAATTATGTATTGATATCCATGGACATATTGTAGATAATGCTACACCACGATTAAAAGAAATTAGAACACAAATTAAAGTGATGGAAAGTAGAACCAAAGAGAAAATCAATCGTATTTTAAGTACCAAAAAAGAATACTTAACGGATTCAATCATCACTATTAGAAATGATCGATATGTACTGCCTGTAAAAGTTGAATATAAAAACTCTTTTCAAGGGATCATTCATGATATGTCTCAAAGTGGTAATACCGTCTATATTGAACCGAAAGCAATTGTTGAGATGAACAATAAAGTCAATGCCTTAATTCATGAAGAAAAGGAAGAAATACAAAAAATATTACGTCGATTAACTGAACTTGTCGCAGAAAATGATGGAGCCTTGCTTGAAAATAGTGCTATTGTAAAAAGTCTTGATTTTATTTTCGCTAAAGCTAAATTTGCACGTGATATGAATGCGGTGAAACCAATTATTAATAGTGAAGGAATTATAAAAATCTTTAAAGGACGTCATCCTTTAATAGATCAAGATGAAGTAGTTCCAAATGATATTTTTTTAGGTGAAGAATATCAAACAATTATTATAACAGGACCTAATACGGGAGGAAAAACAGTCACTTTAAAAACCGTAGGGTTATTTACTTTAATGATGCAAGCTGGTTTATTAGTGCCAGCAAATTATCAAACAGAACTGGCTGTATTTGATAATGTGTTTGCTGATATTGGTGATGAACAAAGTATAGAACAGTCCTTGTCAACATTTTCATCCCATATGAAAAACATCATTCATATTACTAGTGATATAACCATTAATAGTTTAGTATTACTTGATGAATTAGGGGCAGGAACAGACCCAAAAGAAGGGGCAGCACTTGCTGTAAGTATATTAGATTATTTAAATGAAAGAGGTTCTAGAATTATCGCTACAACTCATTATTCTGAATTAAAAACATATGCTTATAATTCAGATAATATTATTAATGCTTCTGTTGAATTCGATGTTGAGACACTCCGTCCAACTTATAAATTACTGATTGGAATACCAGGTCGTAGTAATGCGCTTGATATATCACGTCGTTTGGGATTAAATAATGATATTATCACAAAAGCGACTGAACAATTAGAAACTGAAAAAACAGATGTTAATAAATTAATTATCCAATTAGAGAATCAAGGGCTGTATTTAGATAAGCTGATTAATGAAAATGAAATGATTAAAACAGATTTATTAAATGAAAAGAAGCAAGTTGAACAACAAAATAATGAATTTAATCAATATAAAGCCCAACTTAAGAGTAAAGCACAACAAGAAGCACAATTAATCGTAAAAAAAGCACAACAAGATGTGGAGACAATTATCGATGAACTAAAGGAGCTTAAAAAAACAAAAAAAGCGAACTACAAAGAACATGAAGTCATTGATATTAAAAGTAAATTAAACACAAATCAATATTATAAAGAGGATAAAAAGGTTTCTACTACTTATAAAAGTTTACAACCAGGTAATTTAGTGAAGGTATTAACGTTGAATAGAACTGGTGAACTGCTTGAAAAAGTTAATGAGACTGAATGGTTAGTCCAAATTGGAATTTTATCTTCACGTATTCATGAAAAGAACTTAGAATTAATTGAGGGAAAAGGTAACAATAATAAAAAAGCTAAAAATTCACAAAATAAAGTTAGCGTTGTTAAGCAATCAAAGTGTCTATTAGAATTAGACTTAAGAGGATTACGATATGAGGATGCACTCATTAAGTTGGATAAATTTATTGATTCTGCAATGCTTGGTAATTACCATCAAGTCTCAATCATTCATGGTCATGGTACAGGTGCTTTAAGAAAAGGTGTACAAAGTTATTTAAAAAAATGTCCTTATGTAAAAAGTTTTCGTTTTGGTGGCGATGGTGAAGGTGGACTTGGTGTTACGGTCGTGTCTTTTAATTAA
- a CDS encoding 16S rRNA (uracil(1498)-N(3))-methyltransferase yields the protein MQRYFTQFNIEDKFIEIIGDNYHHIKHVMRMKINDQIYISNGKVVYYGSINEINSDAIIVELQYEVKQESELKIHTTIAQGMPKSGKFETVIQKVTELGGYELIPVLSERSLFKVDKKTEHKKIERFNKIAKSAAEQSHRLMIPKVHSFMSITEMIAFSKNFHYKCVAYEASSKEEQFNLSKRLQNINENEKLLIFIGPEGGLSDKEISLLKENDFQVISLGNRILRTETAPLFVMSAITYELELRR from the coding sequence ATGCAACGTTATTTTACTCAGTTTAATATAGAGGATAAATTTATTGAAATTATTGGTGATAACTATCACCATATTAAACACGTTATGCGGATGAAAATAAACGATCAAATTTATATTTCAAACGGTAAAGTCGTTTACTATGGTTCGATTAATGAAATCAATAGTGATGCAATTATTGTAGAATTACAATATGAAGTAAAGCAAGAAAGTGAATTAAAAATTCATACAACCATCGCCCAAGGAATGCCTAAATCAGGGAAGTTTGAAACTGTCATTCAAAAAGTCACTGAACTTGGAGGATATGAATTAATACCTGTTTTAAGTGAACGTTCCTTATTTAAAGTCGATAAAAAAACAGAACATAAGAAAATAGAGAGATTTAATAAAATTGCTAAGAGTGCTGCTGAACAATCTCACCGTTTAATGATTCCTAAGGTCCATTCATTTATGTCGATTACTGAAATGATTGCTTTTAGTAAAAACTTTCATTATAAATGTGTTGCTTATGAAGCAAGTTCAAAAGAAGAACAATTTAATCTGTCAAAACGACTTCAAAATATTAATGAAAATGAGAAATTATTGATTTTTATTGGTCCTGAAGGAGGGCTATCAGATAAAGAAATCTCATTATTAAAAGAAAATGATTTTCAAGTAATTTCTTTAGGAAATCGGATATTAAGAACTGAAACAGCACCATTATTTGTTATGTCTGCGATTACTTACGAACTAGAACTAAGGAGATGA